In Plasmodium gaboni strain SY75 chromosome 11, whole genome shotgun sequence, the following proteins share a genomic window:
- a CDS encoding hypothetical protein (conserved Plasmodium protein, unknown function), with amino-acid sequence MKRNKNDDNNYSDVKSKENQNDDKKKCKNKNINKNNRKIKKILIRSLRKKLKSNLKKLNEQHEYLEHILKNINYLKFDNENQLQEYYKELKNISKELKNAYEINNDDIALLKIERDLIKSEFTKSRKNLKIFNQNIPEECLEDEDMMGCEKEKIGKCEKRKKKKRRNSTNNSQNYINSLTPLQNFHANSLCVKCKCDHHRFSAEYLNIKNSVVLDLFNTLSKNKYFKETNICEQSFFYQQCNRIYKQEKKKLIKNGMLPCSSLLKRKKKIQPKNSKEENQNQLTGDFSNLWEEKENIKNVQSIDDSNENKIRNNYEHINCHILNGDKVVNNDNMLNDNHMTNYDHTMKNKYNNNNNNNNIYSNNFCAFKYSHEKYSNNRFGSHSNKTWYDSNNVNNYISNMLYENNKNKVYWFDINKSINKDVKKYNVRNNIHNMLHFFTSISKVYYCEVVNKKREKILSNDDYKNNSMEKFYDYVFADDSCDVMSNDDIASEQNNNNNNSNNNNNNNNNNNISFSNNDDYYNNESRNNYIYIYIKREYIPEYLFNIKKKIKLILIFSSSDMDNVHNKNCPFYSKKKHDNDKKKMYSNQLYESNNIYCNYCNNCVDDNVNYYVTPEQKKKRGRLNSKKKNIQKGEKKHKLKKKKDISFIDYIKKEEREKRKKQRQDQEKGKKKIQTKMEKQNGSKEDHMYDPHFEDDGDGNGNGNDNGNDNDNNHHMNKKNIYPKKSYPFGFICKYKHFFNKVKKHKMKRRTVKKHIKYDHDNDYDHIGLDDNVLYNNVLLNFLNKLNIEEENEKYHYFYVHNIEYDNSKYDIVSIRRDMERILRKKEKKKITSFSPVLLLNYVNKKYSFIKIIKKEKKKEKKNINKNKNKTMNDEDNNNINGDNNNSNENIIKKKRGRGRKRKNPLPNEKQTEGDNILNNNEEEKGENQKKKKKRKEKKNIEEKNNSTLNNNNNNNKMKEYKNKKIYIKRKNRVHKKKGDFFFDVSFSFEGMKNNLIKREEVEVHYLNINKYMLSFNDTNDEVTLKYYLSHMQNRDFNIEIINKKMPIEIVHFFDYYINRKNQLDKTMKEHSKIYKQIYKLWKEDIDINEKENEQKNIFTWGILPVRAYDHPNIFVPLPCGFKHNNKNLAYYALSNDKKKNGDKNILEEKKEKKKEYMNIKYTNLTGPCINWRRNCIFVNDIKKKKFLHLSEYYPYFYCLQNIKLSLFSLQRNVVYNNLNNILHVNKDEPLKYNFENMNMHIPCKKESTIIKDHPTDPININLKNVDENNVNFIKSVNDTTSVNDNAVHLNDANNTCDDKNSPDTFNTYDSYNICDTFVDVLNNNHHNENKGNISNDTKNVSKDIDKNKNSRGDSFTTTTTSNCSSIYKNNKNNSNNKEEIEEKDLYKFFTNEDILNEKNYIWTKQEIRTFLEKYILYPKNFDKISQYLECKNTKQCVEFYYLTKNFFSLKKLLLVISESKLKRNKKSGSNELQKKNTKEEMVNKLMRKIEKNYVKTEFEDMNFINSYFINVRNFFKNYFVKSYKNSHYKRKKSHSHNKHNKSNNYNNYDMNKSVILENMSDGYVIPKNYNFIISANRKLCFLIKNKEDFIYNGINSDIIEINYNNNNPQNEYSISNETNNMMNNNNLPINCVEYMKNNKMDGTQIGNKKKYSNHNSNSNIFHNNNNDDMKIFNMSQSNYVKNEMSLLDMKNNKGKKKKKSDIFISNYSKNSVSKDTNKESSYNIIDNENVIYFSNLNNSNSNPLIDQKGKYENKKILSNCESNEYQTGIITTKGGDKEDEEGKQQQEQGPQQKQQDYKYDGQYKNTNQIEYHNGEDKGQESSALISHIKNKSEKNKERETCEESLFKCFEFLKNMNYRLNENTNKNSLQHSKSTSFTYDQKSKKGVKKNSMQKDNKNVKKNKHFANIKNVSILQKGKAVKTIPINNKTASHNNKVVNNNKSVSNNNKSVSNNNKSVSNNNKSVSNHNKSVSNNNKSVSNHRKVSQKLGGSNSFCKKNISNQLVSSKMKETNPKRPLVDVQVENDIPLKKKRIVKNENNEENTNEIEKSANDAKANKQSQVIRRKNNEGQFCAKIIKGVQNKMINQKEKEDEMINHYDNEKMKNHINGFKKHIVFNEKEEEKLSLNHNDEKISLLKKKQYNNKKYISSSIIKINGDINHNSIDSHLNNIKSKNIETISNENEHLYTNNNYIELVKNNDIILNGNYVNPSSDGQKRNTFHMNLDNNNNNKLIENILKPYVKAEEEELDYSKNLRKIATKWTDEEKDIYFNIFGKEGKNWDALYGALEPFGKTKDQIKNFYQNTIAKRKKTI; translated from the coding sequence ATGAAAAGgaataaaaatgatgataataacTACAGTGACGTGAAGAGTAAAGAAAATcaaaatgatgataaaaaaaaatgcaaaaacaaaaatataaataaaaataacagaaaaataaagaaaatattgataagatccttaagaaaaaagttaaagagtaatttaaaaaaattaaatgaacaacatgaatatttagaacatattttgaaaaatataaattatttaaaatttgATAATGAAAACCAACTGcaagaatattataaagaattaaaaaatatttcgaaagaattaaaaaatgcatatgaaataaataatgatgatatagcattattaaaaattgaAAGAGATTTAATTAAATCTGAATTCACAAAAAGTAGGAAAAacttaaaaatatttaatcAGAATATTCCTGAAGAATGTTTAGAAGATGAAGATATGATGGGATgtgaaaaagaaaagatTGGAAAATGTGAAAAACgtaaaaagaaaaaaagaagaaatagTACAAATAATTctcaaaattatattaattcatTAACACCTTTACAAAATTTTCATGCAAATTCTTTATGTGTGAAATGTAAATGTGATCATCATCGTTTTTCAGctgaatatttaaatataaaaaattcaGTAGTTCTAGATTTATTTAATACgttatcaaaaaataaatattttaaagaaaCAAATATTTGTGAACaaagttttttttatcaacAATGTAATcgaatatataaacaagaaaaaaaaaagttaataaaaaatggTATGCTACCTTGTTCCTCTCTTTTGAAGAGGAAAAAGAAGATACAACCCAAAAATAGCAAGGAAGAAAATCAAAACCAATTAACTGGGGATTTCTCTAACTTGTGggaagaaaaagaaaacataaaaaatgttcAATCCATTGATGATAGTAATGAGAATAAGataagaaataattatgaacatataaactgtcatatattaaatggAGATAAAGTAgtaaataatgataatatgtTAAATGATAATCACATGACAAATTATGACCATACAATgaagaataaatataataataataataataataataatatttatagtAATAATTTTTGTGCTTTTAAATATTCGCATGAAAAATACTCAAATAACAGATTCGGAAGCCATTCGAATAAAACATGGTATGACAGCAATAATGTGaacaattatatatctaatatgttatatgaaaataataaaaataaagtatACTGGTTCGATATTAATAAGTCTATAAACAAAGATgtaaagaaatataatgtaagaaataatatacataatatgTTACATTTCTTTACTAGTATAAGTAAAGTATATTATTGTGAAGttgttaataaaaaaagagaaaaaattttaagtaatgatgattataaaaataattcaatGGAGAAGTTTTATGATTATGTATTTGCCGATGATTCATGTGATGTTATGTCTAATGATGATATCGCAAgtgaacaaaataataataataacaacagtaataataacaacaataataacaataataataatatatctttttcaaataatgatgattattataataatgaatcgagaaataattatatctatatatatattaaaagagAATATATTCCagaatatttatttaatattaaaaaaaaaataaaattaattttaattttttcttcaagTGACATGGATAATgttcataataaaaattgtcctttttattcaaagaaaaaacacgataatgataaaaaaaaaatgtatagTAATCAATTATATGAgagtaataatatttattgtaATTATTGTAATAACTGTGTTGACGATAATGTAAATTACTATGTAACCCCTgaacaaaagaaaaaaagagGTAGACTTAATAgtaaaaagaaaaatatacaaaaagGTGAGAAGAAACATAAgttgaaaaaaaaaaaagatattagTTTTATtgattatattaaaaaggaAGAGAGAGAAAAGAGAAAAAAGCAAAGACAAGACCAAGAAAAAGggaaaaagaaaatacaAACAAAAATGGAAAAACAAAATGGTAGTAAAGAAGACCATATGTATGACCCACATTTTGAAGATGATGGTGATGGTAATGGTAATGGTAATGATAATGgtaatgataatgataataaccatcatatgaataaaaaaaacatcTATCCAAAAAAAAGCTACCCTTTTGgttttatatgtaaatataaacatttcTTTAATAAAGTTAAGAAAcataaaatgaaaagaagAACTGTAAAGaaacatattaaatatgatCATGATAATGATTATGATCATATAGGATTAGATGACAATgtgttatataataatgtcctattaaattttctgaacaaattaaatatagaagaagaaaatgaaaagtatcattatttttacgTTCATAATATTGAATATGATAATTCGAAATATGATATTGTAAGTATTAGAAGAGATATGGAAAGAATTCTAagaaaaaaggaaaaaaaaaaaattacgTCCTTTTCACCTGTGctattattaaattatgtaaataaaaaatattctttcattaaaattataaagaaggaaaagaaaaaagaaaaaaaaaatataaataaaaataaaaataaaactatgaatgatgaagataataataatattaatggAGACAATAACAATtcaaatgaaaatattatcaaaaaaaaaagaggcagaggaagaaaaagaaaaaaccCATTACCAAATGAAAAGCAAACAGAAGGggataatattttgaataataatgaagaagaaaaaggtgaaaaccaaaaaaaaaaaaaaaaaagaaaagaaaagaaaaatatagaagaaaaaaataactcaacattaaataataataataataataataaaatgaaagagtataaaaataagaaaatatatataaaacgCAAAAATCGTgtacataaaaaaaaaggagaTTTCTTTTTTGATGTTTCTTTTTCGTTTGAAGgtatgaaaaataatttaataaaaagagAAGAAGTAGAAGtacattatttaaatattaacaaatatatgttaaGTTTTAATGATACAAATGATGAAGTAacattaaaatattatttatctCATATGCAGAATAGAGATTTTAATAttgaaattataaataaaaaaatgcCTATAGAAATTGTACACTTCtttgattattatataaatagaaaaaatCAATTAGATAAAACCATGAAAGAGCAtagtaaaatatataaacaaatatataaattatggAAGGAAgatatagatataaatgaaaaagaaaatgaacaaaaaaatatttttacatgGGGTATTTTACCAGTACGTGCATATGATCATccaaatatatttgttcCTTTACCTTGTGGATTTAAgcataataataagaacTTGGCATATTATGCATTATCTAATGATAAGAAAAAGAATGgtgataaaaatatattagaagaaaaaaaagaaaagaaaaaagaatatatgaatataaaatatactaATTTGACAGGTCCATGTATAAATTGGCGTAGAAATTGTATATTTgttaatgatataaaaaaaaaaaagtttttACATTTATCAGAGTATTATCCATATTTCTATTGTTTGCAAAATATTAAACTgtctttattttcattacAAAGAAATgttgtatataataatttaaataatattcttcATGTTAATAAAGATGAACCTTTGAAGtataattttgaaaatatgaatatgCATATTCCATGTAAAAAAGAGAGTACTATAATAAAAGATCATCCTACTGATCcaataaatattaatcTGAAAAATGTGGATGAGAATAATGTGAATTTTATAAAGAGTGTGAATGATACAACTAGTGTAAATGATAATGCCGTCCATTTAAATGATGCAAATAATACATGTGATGATAAAAACTCTCCAGATACTTTCAATACATATGATAGctataatatatgtgataCATTTGTTGATGTTCTTAATAATAACCATCATAACGAAAATAAAGGTAATATTTCTAATGATACAAAGAATGTATCAAAAGatatagataaaaataaaaatagtaGAGGAGATAGTTTTACAACTACTACAACAAGTAATTGTAGTAGtatttataagaataataaaaacaatagtaataataaagaagaaattgaagaaaaagatttatataaattttttacgaatgaagatattttaaatgaaaaaaattatatatggACTAAACAAGAAATACGAACATttttagaaaaatatattttatatccaaaaaattttgataaaataaGTCAATATTTAGAATGTAAAAATACGAAACAATGTGTtgaattttattatctaacgaaaaattttttttctttaaaaaaattattattagttATATCAGAAAGTAAATTAAAAcgaaataaaaaaagtgGTTCAAATGAactacaaaaaaaaaatactaAAGAAGAAATGGTTAATAAATTAATGAGAAAAATTGAAAAGAATTATGTAAAAACAGAATTTGAAGATAtgaattttattaattcctattttataaatgtaagaaatttctttaaaaattattttgtcaaatcatataaaaattctcattataagagaaaaaaaagtcATAGTcataataaacataataaatcaaataattataataattatgatatgaataaaagtgtaatattagaaaatatGTCTGATGGATATGTAATTccaaaaaattataattttattataagtGCTAATAGAAAATTATGTTTcttaattaaaaataaggaagattttatatataatggTATCAATTCTGATATTATTGAAATAAactataataataacaatcCACAAAATGAATATTCTATATCAAAtgaaacaaataatatgatgaataataataatctGCCTATCAATTGTGTtgaatatatgaaaaataataaaatggaTGGAACTCAAATtggaaataaaaaaaaatattctaatcataatagtaatagtaatatttttcataataataataatgatgatatgaaaatttttaatatgtcACAATCAaattatgtaaaaaatgaaatgtCTCTATTGgatatgaaaaataataaagggaaaaaaaaaaaaaaaagtgatatatttatttctaattattcaaaaaattcTGTATCGAAAGATACAAATAAAGAATCatcttataatataatagataatgaaaatgttatatatttttccaatttaaataattctaATAGTAATCCATTAATTGATcaaaaaggaaaatatgaaaataaaaaaattttaagTAATTGTGAATCAAATGAATATCAAACTGGAATAATTACAACTAAAGGGGGTGACAAAGAAGATGAAGAAGGAAAACAACAACAAGAACAAGGACCACAACAAAAACAACAAgattataaatatgatggtcaatataaaaatacaaatcAAATTGAATATCATAATGGAGAAGACAAAGGACAAGAATCAAGTGCTTTGATTTcacacataaaaaataaatctGAAAAGAATAAAGAACGCGAAACATGTGAAGAAAGTTTATTTAAATGCTTTGagtttttaaaaaatatgaactACAGACTTAAtgaaaatacaaataaaaattctttACAACACTCAAAATCAACAAGTTTTACATATGATCAGAAATCCAAAAAAGGAGTAAAGAAAAATAGTATGcaaaaagataataaaaatgtaaaaaaaaataaacattttGCAAATATCAAAAATGTAAGTATACTTCAAAAAGGAAAAGCAGTTAAAACTATTCctattaataataaaaccgcaagtcataataataaagtggtaaataacaacaaatctgttagtaataataacaaatctgttagtaataataacaaatCTGTTAGTAATAACAACAAATCTGTTAGTAATCATAACAAATCTGTTAGTAATAACAACAAATCTGTTAGTAATCATAGAAAAGTATCACAAAAATTAGGGGGATCCAATTctttttgtaaaaaaaatatatcgAATCAACTTGTCTCAAGTAAAATGAAAGAAACAAATCCAAAGAGACCATTAGTAGATGTACAGGTTGAAAACGATATTCCattgaaaaagaaaagaatagtcaaaaatgaaaataatgaagaaaatacTAACGAAATAGAAAAAAGTGCAAATGATGCAAAAGCTAATAAACAATCACAAGTAATCAGAAGGAAAAATAATGAAGGGCAATTTTGTGCAAAAATAATTAAAGGAGTacaaaacaaaatgataaatCAAAAAGAGAAGGAAGATGAAATGATAAATCATtatgataatgaaaaaatgaagaatcATATTAATGGATTCAAAAAACATATTGTATTCAATGAAAaggaagaagaaaaattatCTCTTAACCATAATGATGAAAAgatatcattattaaaaaaaaaacaatataataataaaaaatatatttcttcttccattataaaaataaatggTGATATAAATCATAATTCTATTGACTcacatttaaataatataaaaagtaaaaatatagaaacCATAAGTAATGAAAACGAACATTTATATAcgaataataattatatagaattggttaaaaataatgatattatattaaatggTAATTATGTAAATCCATCTTCTGATGgacaaaaaagaaatacatttcatatgaatttagataataataataataataagttaatagaaaatatattaaaacCATATGTTAAAGCAGAAGAAGAAGAATTGGACTATTCTAAAAATCTTCGAAAAATCGCAACAAAATGGACagatgaagaaaaagatatttattttaatatctTTGGTAAGGAAGGAAAAAATTGGGATGCTCTTTATGGAGCCTTAGAACCATTTGGCAAAACAAAAgatcaaataaaaaatttttatcaaaaCACAATAGcaaaaaggaaaaaaacCATATAA